Proteins encoded within one genomic window of Prauserella marina:
- a CDS encoding SH3 domain-containing protein, whose protein sequence is MLGIVSKKTLIILGVLVGVVVIFAIGSDQRSSGAEQGGGGQPSAGCTVTVTADVLNVRSAPGTGSAIVGKYNAGARVEASGEVQDGFRELGDGRWASDDFLEPVEGARC, encoded by the coding sequence GTGCTTGGCATAGTCTCGAAGAAGACGCTGATCATCCTCGGCGTTCTCGTCGGCGTCGTCGTCATTTTCGCCATTGGCTCCGACCAGCGTTCCTCGGGAGCGGAGCAGGGCGGCGGTGGTCAGCCGTCCGCCGGGTGCACCGTCACTGTCACCGCCGACGTGCTCAACGTGCGTTCGGCGCCGGGAACCGGATCCGCGATCGTCGGCAAGTACAACGCGGGCGCTCGGGTCGAGGCCAGTGGCGAGGTCCAGGACGGATTCCGCGAGCTCGGCGACGGCAGGTGGGCGTCCGACGACTTCCTCGAACCCGTCGAAGGCGCTCGCTGCTAG
- a CDS encoding exodeoxyribonuclease III, which translates to MLKVSTVNVNGLRAAAKKGFVEWLAATESHVVACQEVRAEESDLPVSLARPDGWHVVHAPSAAKGRSGVSLYSRIEPESVRIGFGEPEFEDSGRYAEMHLPEVIVASLYLPSGDVGTPRQDEKERFMAAFLPYLEELKAKAEAAGKHVLVGGDWNIAHAEIDLKNWRANRKSSGFLPEERAWFGTVLDAGYVDVQRKLFPEGPGPYTWWSYRGKAFDNDTGWRIDYLMATPGLAEACTSVVVERAESYDKRWSDHAPVTATFA; encoded by the coding sequence GTGTTGAAGGTCTCCACTGTGAACGTGAACGGGTTGCGTGCCGCGGCCAAGAAGGGCTTCGTCGAATGGCTGGCCGCCACCGAGTCCCACGTCGTGGCGTGTCAGGAGGTGCGGGCGGAGGAAAGCGACCTGCCCGTCTCGCTCGCCAGGCCGGACGGCTGGCACGTCGTGCACGCGCCGAGCGCGGCGAAGGGGCGCAGCGGAGTGTCCCTCTACAGCAGGATCGAACCCGAATCGGTGCGGATCGGCTTCGGTGAGCCGGAATTCGAGGACAGCGGCCGCTACGCCGAGATGCACCTGCCAGAGGTCATCGTCGCGAGCCTTTACCTGCCGAGTGGCGATGTCGGTACGCCGAGACAGGACGAGAAGGAGCGGTTCATGGCCGCCTTCCTGCCCTACCTCGAAGAGCTGAAAGCCAAGGCCGAGGCGGCTGGCAAGCACGTGCTCGTCGGTGGTGACTGGAACATCGCGCACGCCGAGATCGACCTCAAGAACTGGCGGGCGAACCGTAAGAGTTCCGGTTTTCTCCCCGAGGAGCGGGCCTGGTTCGGCACCGTGCTCGACGCGGGTTACGTCGATGTGCAGCGCAAGCTCTTTCCCGAGGGGCCGGGGCCGTACACGTGGTGGTCCTACCGGGGCAAGGCGTTCGACAACGACACCGGCTGGCGGATCGACTACCTCATGGCCACGCCGGGGCTCGCCGAGGCGTGCACGTCCGTTGTGGTCGAGCGGGCCGAGAGCTACGACAAGCGCTGGAGTGACCACGCCCCGGTGACGGCGACGTTCGCCTGA
- a CDS encoding nucleotidyltransferase family protein — protein MHHFVASRLPEIENLCRTLPVRRLDLFGSASDDSFDTDTSDVDVLVEFDPSEGLDYFDTYFGLMEGLERILGRSVDLVSATSIRNPYFTRRVLGTREPLYLA, from the coding sequence GTGCACCACTTCGTCGCGTCGAGACTTCCGGAGATCGAGAACCTGTGCCGGACGCTGCCTGTCCGGCGTCTCGATCTTTTCGGGTCGGCCTCGGATGATTCGTTCGACACTGATACCAGTGATGTCGACGTACTCGTGGAGTTCGACCCTTCCGAGGGCCTTGACTACTTCGATACCTATTTCGGCCTGATGGAAGGGCTCGAACGCATCCTCGGGCGATCCGTCGATCTGGTCAGCGCCACCAGCATCCGCAACCCCTACTTCACGAGGCGGGTTCTCGGCACCAGGGAACCGCTTTACCTGGCGTGA
- a CDS encoding HD domain-containing protein, which produces MTIANEPLSADNPLPDGVHGRLAEQLTFLIEVDRLKTVLRQSPLAAADRRENDAEHSWHLALMVLVLAEYADEPVDVARTVELVLVHDLVEIYAGDTPLYDDEGAASQREREEAAADALFALLPSGQAEVFRLRWDEFEAKETAEAQFAKAMDRLQPLLLNWMAEGGTWRTPGVTADTVRERKAVIGDASSELWAAARTLIDEGERRGWVARGSE; this is translated from the coding sequence GTGACGATCGCGAACGAGCCGCTGAGCGCCGACAACCCACTGCCGGACGGTGTGCACGGCAGGCTGGCCGAGCAGTTGACGTTCCTCATCGAGGTCGACCGGCTCAAGACCGTGCTGCGGCAGTCGCCGCTCGCGGCGGCCGACCGGAGGGAAAACGACGCCGAGCACTCGTGGCATCTGGCGCTCATGGTGCTCGTGCTCGCCGAGTACGCCGACGAGCCGGTCGACGTCGCGCGCACCGTGGAGTTGGTGCTCGTGCACGACCTTGTCGAGATCTACGCCGGGGACACCCCGCTCTACGACGACGAGGGCGCCGCGAGCCAGCGCGAGCGGGAGGAGGCCGCTGCCGACGCGTTGTTCGCCCTGCTGCCCTCGGGGCAGGCCGAGGTTTTCCGGCTGCGGTGGGACGAGTTCGAGGCGAAGGAGACGGCGGAAGCACAGTTCGCGAAGGCGATGGACCGGCTCCAGCCGCTGTTGCTGAACTGGATGGCCGAGGGCGGCACCTGGCGGACGCCCGGCGTGACCGCGGATACCGTTCGCGAGCGCAAAGCGGTGATCGGTGACGCGTCCTCCGAACTGTGGGCCGCGGCGAGGACCCTGATTGACGAGGGGGAACGCCGCGGCTGGGTCGCAAGGGGGAGTGAGTGA
- a CDS encoding bifunctional FO biosynthesis protein CofGH — translation MADPVSIAPPSPKPSSSAMRRALKRASEGVALDVTESAVLLTARGEDLDALLGAAARVRDAHLADQGRHGVVTYSASVFIPLTRLCRDRCHYCTFVKVPGKLDSLYLERDEVLAIARAGAEAGSKEALFTLGDRPEDRWPEARQWLDERGYDSTLDYVRASAIAVLEETGLLPHLNPGVLSWEELQRLKPVAPSMGMMLETTAERLWSEKGGPHYGSPDKEPAVRLRVLDDAGRVGVPFTTGILVGIGETLEERAESLHAIRSRARQYRNIQEIIVQNFRAKPDTAMRSAPDAGIEDLAATVAVARLLMPPGVSVQAPPNLVGDEHALLLRAGIDDWGGVSAVTPDHVNPERPWPGIEELRGWTAEAGFSLRERLAVYPRYVRDADKWIDVRLHPHVTALAADDGLGDDDAPAVGREWQEPDGGLDTVGRADLHATIDTEGRTGDRRGDFDSVYGDWDMVRDQVGAAPERLDTDAKQGLALAATDPAALLDPANTSAAMALLTAEGETLETMTRLADELRADVVGDDITYVVNRNINFSNVCYVGCRFCAFAQRERDADAYRLSAEDVASRAVEAAAAGATEVCMQGGIDPKLPVSYYADIVRAIKAAVPDMHVHAFSPMEIVSASAKAGVSVAEWLTELRDAGLGSIPGTAAEILGDDVRWVLTKGKLPAKTWVDVVTTAHKIGLPSSSTMMYGHVDHPGHWLGHLRVLAGIADETGGFTEFVGLPFVHTNAPIYLAGVARPGPTVRDNRAVHGFARLALHGRIDNVQCSWVKLGDEGTAQILRGGANDIGGTLMEETISRMAGSEHGSSRTVSELDQLATLAGRPSRQRGTTYGRTLQPG, via the coding sequence ATGGCTGATCCCGTCTCGATCGCACCGCCCTCGCCGAAACCGTCTTCTTCCGCGATGCGCCGCGCGCTCAAGCGGGCTTCGGAAGGGGTGGCGCTCGACGTCACCGAATCCGCGGTGCTGCTCACCGCGCGGGGAGAAGATCTCGACGCCCTTCTCGGCGCGGCGGCCCGCGTCAGGGACGCGCATCTCGCCGACCAGGGCCGTCATGGCGTCGTCACCTACAGCGCGAGCGTGTTCATCCCGCTGACGAGGCTGTGCAGGGACCGGTGCCACTACTGCACGTTCGTCAAGGTGCCGGGCAAGCTCGACTCGCTCTACCTGGAGCGGGACGAGGTGCTCGCCATCGCGAGGGCGGGCGCCGAGGCGGGCTCCAAGGAGGCGTTGTTCACGCTCGGCGACCGGCCGGAGGACCGCTGGCCGGAGGCGAGGCAGTGGCTCGACGAACGCGGCTATGACTCCACTTTGGACTACGTAAGAGCTTCGGCGATCGCCGTTCTCGAAGAGACGGGACTGTTGCCGCACCTCAACCCCGGCGTGTTGAGCTGGGAGGAACTACAGCGGCTGAAGCCGGTCGCCCCGAGCATGGGGATGATGCTGGAGACCACCGCCGAGCGGCTGTGGTCGGAGAAGGGCGGACCGCACTACGGCAGCCCGGACAAGGAACCCGCTGTCCGGCTCAGGGTGCTCGACGACGCGGGAAGGGTCGGGGTGCCGTTCACGACCGGCATCCTCGTCGGCATCGGCGAGACGCTGGAGGAGCGGGCCGAGTCGCTGCACGCCATCAGGTCGCGGGCACGGCAGTACCGCAACATCCAGGAGATCATCGTCCAGAACTTCCGGGCAAAGCCGGACACGGCCATGCGTTCGGCGCCGGACGCCGGGATCGAGGATCTTGCCGCGACCGTCGCCGTCGCGAGGTTGCTGATGCCGCCTGGCGTCAGCGTGCAGGCCCCGCCGAACCTCGTCGGCGACGAGCACGCGCTGCTGCTGCGTGCCGGTATCGACGACTGGGGCGGGGTGTCGGCGGTGACTCCCGACCACGTCAACCCCGAACGCCCGTGGCCGGGCATCGAGGAGCTGCGGGGCTGGACCGCGGAAGCAGGTTTCTCGCTGAGGGAACGGCTCGCGGTCTACCCGAGGTACGTGCGTGACGCCGACAAGTGGATCGACGTGCGGCTGCATCCGCACGTGACCGCGCTGGCGGCCGACGATGGTCTCGGCGACGACGACGCGCCCGCCGTCGGAAGGGAATGGCAGGAACCGGACGGCGGGCTCGACACCGTGGGAAGGGCCGACCTGCACGCGACGATCGACACCGAGGGCCGCACCGGCGACCGCAGGGGCGACTTCGACAGCGTCTACGGCGACTGGGACATGGTCCGCGATCAGGTCGGCGCCGCGCCGGAACGGCTCGACACCGACGCCAAACAGGGCCTCGCGCTCGCGGCCACCGATCCGGCCGCGCTGCTCGATCCAGCCAACACGAGCGCGGCCATGGCGCTGCTCACCGCCGAAGGCGAAACGCTGGAGACGATGACGAGGCTCGCCGACGAGCTGAGGGCCGACGTCGTCGGCGACGACATCACCTACGTCGTCAACCGCAACATCAACTTCTCCAACGTGTGTTACGTCGGTTGCCGGTTCTGCGCGTTCGCGCAGCGGGAACGCGATGCCGACGCTTATCGCCTCTCGGCGGAGGATGTCGCGAGCAGGGCGGTCGAGGCGGCGGCCGCGGGCGCGACCGAGGTCTGCATGCAGGGCGGCATCGACCCGAAACTGCCGGTCAGCTACTACGCCGACATCGTGCGCGCCATCAAGGCCGCTGTCCCCGACATGCACGTACACGCGTTCTCGCCCATGGAGATCGTGTCCGCGTCGGCGAAGGCGGGCGTGAGCGTCGCGGAATGGCTCACCGAACTCAGGGACGCCGGGCTCGGCTCCATTCCCGGCACGGCCGCCGAAATTCTCGGCGACGACGTGCGGTGGGTGCTCACCAAAGGCAAGCTGCCCGCGAAGACGTGGGTCGACGTCGTGACGACCGCGCACAAGATCGGCCTTCCCTCGTCGAGCACGATGATGTACGGCCACGTCGACCATCCGGGCCACTGGCTCGGTCATCTCAGGGTGCTTGCCGGTATCGCCGACGAGACCGGCGGCTTCACCGAGTTCGTCGGGCTTCCCTTCGTGCACACCAACGCCCCCATCTACCTCGCCGGTGTCGCGAGGCCGGGTCCGACGGTGCGGGACAACCGCGCGGTGCACGGGTTCGCGAGGCTGGCTCTGCACGGCCGCATCGACAACGTGCAGTGTTCCTGGGTCAAACTCGGCGACGAGGGTACGGCGCAGATCCTGCGCGGCGGAGCCAACGACATCGGCGGAACGCTGATGGAGGAGACGATCTCCAGGATGGCCGGTTCCGAACACGGATCGTCGCGCACCGTCTCGGAGCTGGATCAGCTCGCGACACTGGCGGGGAGGCCGTCCCGCCAGCGCGGGACCACCTACGGGCGCACCTTGCAGCCGGGCTGA
- the yhjD gene encoding inner membrane protein YhjD — translation MTEESAEREKLIPRLRRKYPWFDHLIRANDTFTEHNGNHYAAAITYFSVLSLFPLLMVGFSVAGFILAGNQSALNELRDGIVSSAPEGLGDLLSGIVNAAVDSRAGVGILGLVLALYSGLGWMTNLRDALTAQWGQEKQQQPFLSSKIRDLAALAGLGLALVVSFGLTAVGGGVGRFLLEAVGLQGQAWARFVLWLVTILLALAANVLVFLWVISQLPRERVSARSAVKGAIVAGIGFEILKQVGSIYLASVLSSPSGAVFGPIIGLLVFANLVARFLLYVTAWTATARENVVRRVAPPPPVVIRPEVTVRRGAGAGAVAGAFGAGALLAWLGRRSK, via the coding sequence GTGACGGAGGAGAGCGCGGAACGAGAAAAGCTGATACCGAGGCTACGGAGGAAGTACCCCTGGTTCGATCACCTGATCAGAGCCAACGACACCTTCACCGAACACAACGGCAACCACTACGCGGCGGCGATCACCTATTTTTCGGTGTTGTCGCTGTTCCCGTTGCTGATGGTCGGTTTCTCCGTCGCCGGGTTCATCCTCGCCGGCAACCAGTCGGCGCTGAACGAGCTGAGAGACGGCATCGTCAGCTCGGCGCCGGAGGGGCTTGGTGATCTGCTCTCCGGGATCGTGAACGCCGCGGTCGACTCACGGGCCGGGGTCGGCATCCTCGGCCTGGTGCTCGCGCTCTACTCCGGTCTCGGCTGGATGACCAACCTGCGCGACGCGCTGACCGCGCAGTGGGGGCAGGAGAAGCAGCAGCAACCGTTCCTGTCCTCGAAGATCAGGGACCTCGCCGCGCTGGCGGGGCTGGGACTGGCGCTGGTGGTCTCATTCGGCCTCACCGCCGTCGGCGGCGGGGTCGGCAGGTTCCTGCTCGAAGCCGTCGGCCTGCAAGGACAGGCGTGGGCGCGGTTCGTGCTGTGGCTGGTGACGATCCTGCTGGCACTGGCCGCGAACGTGCTGGTCTTCCTGTGGGTGATCTCGCAGTTGCCGAGGGAGCGGGTCTCGGCCCGCAGCGCGGTCAAGGGCGCGATCGTGGCCGGTATCGGCTTCGAAATACTCAAGCAGGTCGGCAGTATCTATCTCGCCAGTGTGCTCAGTTCGCCGAGCGGCGCGGTGTTCGGCCCGATCATCGGGTTGCTCGTCTTCGCGAACCTGGTCGCCAGGTTCCTGCTGTACGTGACGGCGTGGACGGCGACGGCGAGGGAGAACGTGGTGCGCAGGGTCGCACCGCCGCCACCGGTGGTGATCAGGCCGGAGGTCACCGTCCGGAGGGGTGCCGGTGCGGGCGCGGTCGCGGGTGCCTTCGGAGCGGGAGCGCTGCTGGCGTGGCTCGGACGCCGCTCCAAGTGA
- a CDS encoding MFS transporter, with translation MSDTVTTREPEKATLPREIYVLVGASFLIAIGYGLIGPALPNFAASFDVGLTAASFVVSAFALVRLLFAPASGKLVTRFGERPIYLWGLSIVAAGTLACALAEEYWQLLLFRSASGVGSTMFTVSAIGLLIRISPAHLRGRASGLWGTSFLLGGIAGPVIGSGLVAVSLRAPFLAYGAALLVTTVFVWWQLRHSTLAARAADDDEPELTFTQALRHPTYRAALASNLANGWVVLGVRMSLIPLFVTAVLVKDETFTGIALAVFAAANAAVLLLAGRFADKRGRRPPAIAGLALLAVGTTLLGVTSNPWLFLVAALIAGAGSGSLNPAHNAAVADVLGAKARGGSVLAGFQMAADVGAVVGPLVAGAVAEKMSYAAAFGLTGGIAAIGLVLWILAKETLPKADDRDEEAADEVTPAADSSCPEAGCQR, from the coding sequence GTGAGCGACACGGTCACGACGCGGGAACCGGAGAAGGCCACGCTACCGAGGGAGATCTACGTCCTCGTCGGCGCCAGTTTTCTCATCGCGATCGGCTATGGGCTGATCGGGCCCGCACTGCCGAACTTCGCGGCGAGCTTCGACGTCGGGCTGACCGCCGCCTCGTTCGTGGTGAGCGCGTTCGCGCTGGTCCGGCTCCTGTTCGCGCCGGCGAGCGGCAAGCTCGTCACCCGGTTCGGCGAGCGGCCCATCTACCTGTGGGGGCTGTCGATCGTCGCGGCGGGAACGCTGGCGTGCGCCCTGGCCGAGGAGTACTGGCAGCTGCTGCTGTTCCGCTCGGCGAGCGGCGTCGGGTCCACGATGTTCACGGTGTCGGCGATCGGCCTGCTGATCCGCATCTCGCCCGCGCATCTGCGGGGAAGGGCCTCCGGACTGTGGGGCACGAGCTTCCTGCTCGGCGGCATCGCGGGCCCGGTCATCGGCAGCGGGCTCGTGGCGGTGTCGCTGCGAGCGCCCTTCCTCGCCTATGGCGCCGCGCTGCTGGTGACGACCGTGTTCGTCTGGTGGCAGTTGCGGCATTCGACGCTGGCCGCCCGCGCCGCCGACGATGACGAGCCGGAGCTGACCTTCACGCAGGCGCTGCGCCATCCGACCTACCGGGCCGCGCTCGCGTCGAACCTCGCCAACGGCTGGGTCGTGCTCGGCGTGCGGATGTCGCTGATCCCGCTGTTCGTCACGGCCGTTCTCGTCAAGGACGAGACGTTCACCGGTATCGCGCTCGCCGTGTTCGCCGCGGCCAACGCGGCCGTGTTGCTGCTGGCGGGCCGGTTCGCCGACAAGCGGGGACGCCGCCCCCCGGCGATCGCCGGGCTCGCGCTGCTCGCGGTGGGAACCACTCTGCTCGGGGTGACGAGCAACCCGTGGCTGTTCCTCGTCGCCGCGCTCATCGCGGGTGCGGGTTCGGGTTCGCTGAACCCGGCGCACAACGCCGCCGTCGCCGACGTGCTCGGCGCCAAGGCGAGGGGTGGCTCGGTGCTGGCCGGGTTCCAGATGGCCGCCGACGTCGGCGCGGTCGTCGGCCCGCTCGTCGCGGGGGCCGTCGCGGAGAAGATGTCGTATGCCGCCGCGTTCGGCCTCACCGGAGGAATCGCGGCCATCGGCCTCGTGCTGTGGATCCTCGCGAAGGAGACCCTGCCCAAGGCTGACGACCGGGACGAGGAGGCAGCGGACGAGGTGACCCCCGCCGCGGACAGTTCCTGCCCCGAGGCGGGCTGCCAGCGCTGA
- a CDS encoding D-alanyl-D-alanine carboxypeptidase family protein encodes MRSAVPARVLIVALLAALFGTSGLPALAQQPGPPEPPYCEFRELPPPPVDTSEQPPPGVPSPAPLPVPASPAGGERMSECGVVIAEGVPAPPEPQTAASWMVQNLDTGEVLAAKDPHGRQRPASLIKTLLALVVLEQLDPERVVVGTKQDAEQECTCVGIVEGGEYTVGQLMNALLMRSGNDVAHALAGALGGTQAAVGKMNDLAARLGAADTRAATPSGLDGPGMTTSVYDMSLVFASAMKQPGYAEAVGRQHMDFPGGPGKPPYPIYNDNQLWPTYAGFIGGKTGFTDDSRHTYAGAADRDGTRIGVVLLRAEQKPIPVGDQAARLLDYGFSLAATGTPAVGDLNEAPAVGGDTSDGSAHGAQDAGEEDGKDDPFGTTGWIITLVVILIVAIGMIVAHRKGVLIRRE; translated from the coding sequence GTGCGCAGCGCTGTTCCCGCCAGGGTCCTGATCGTCGCTCTCCTCGCCGCTTTGTTCGGTACGAGCGGGTTACCCGCGCTCGCACAGCAACCAGGGCCTCCCGAACCGCCGTACTGCGAATTCAGGGAACTGCCCCCGCCTCCCGTCGACACCTCGGAGCAGCCGCCGCCAGGCGTGCCATCCCCCGCGCCGCTGCCGGTACCGGCCAGCCCGGCAGGCGGCGAGCGCATGAGCGAATGCGGCGTCGTGATCGCGGAGGGCGTGCCCGCGCCACCCGAGCCGCAGACGGCGGCCTCGTGGATGGTGCAGAACCTCGACACCGGTGAGGTACTTGCCGCGAAGGATCCACACGGGAGGCAGCGGCCCGCTTCACTCATCAAGACTCTGCTCGCGCTTGTCGTGCTCGAACAACTCGACCCGGAACGCGTCGTCGTCGGCACGAAACAGGACGCCGAACAGGAATGCACCTGCGTCGGCATCGTCGAGGGCGGCGAGTACACCGTCGGCCAGCTCATGAACGCGCTGTTGATGCGATCGGGCAACGACGTCGCGCACGCGCTCGCCGGGGCGCTCGGCGGGACGCAGGCGGCGGTGGGGAAGATGAACGACCTCGCGGCGAGGCTCGGTGCCGCCGACACGAGGGCGGCGACCCCGTCCGGTTTGGACGGGCCGGGGATGACGACCTCGGTCTACGACATGAGCCTCGTCTTCGCCAGCGCGATGAAGCAGCCCGGTTACGCCGAAGCGGTCGGCAGGCAGCACATGGACTTCCCCGGAGGGCCGGGCAAACCGCCCTACCCCATCTACAACGACAACCAGTTGTGGCCGACCTACGCCGGTTTCATCGGGGGCAAGACCGGTTTCACCGACGACTCCCGGCACACCTACGCCGGAGCGGCGGACCGGGACGGCACCCGGATCGGGGTGGTGTTGCTGAGGGCGGAGCAGAAGCCGATCCCGGTGGGCGACCAGGCGGCAAGGTTGCTCGACTACGGTTTCTCGCTCGCGGCGACCGGAACGCCCGCCGTCGGCGACCTGAACGAGGCACCAGCCGTGGGCGGCGACACGTCGGACGGCTCGGCCCACGGCGCTCAGGACGCGGGCGAGGAAGACGGCAAGGACGACCCGTTCGGAACGACCGGCTGGATCATCACCCTCGTCGTCATCCTGATCGTGGCGATCGGCATGATCGTCGCCCACCGCAAGGGTGTGCTGATCCGCCGCGAGTGA
- a CDS encoding SCO4848 family membrane protein has product MRMSRPVSLFLLAFGIWSWIIWITFVRNLWNGDNAWNADGSPTTFFIVHITLAVVSFVLGTIIGVIGLRGLRGLRAARVTPDTGSEEER; this is encoded by the coding sequence ATGCGGATGTCTCGCCCAGTCTCACTCTTTCTGCTGGCCTTCGGTATCTGGTCTTGGATCATCTGGATCACGTTCGTACGCAACCTCTGGAACGGGGACAACGCGTGGAACGCCGACGGTTCGCCGACGACGTTCTTCATCGTGCACATCACACTGGCCGTGGTGTCCTTCGTGCTCGGCACGATCATCGGGGTGATCGGGCTCAGAGGACTCCGTGGTTTGCGGGCCGCGCGTGTCACCCCCGATACCGGCTCGGAAGAGGAGCGGTGA
- a CDS encoding succinate dehydrogenase iron-sulfur subunit: MTAVAENTTHDTSQIPAPDGAITITVKLLRFNPELDDEPHWESYDVPALPTDRVLNLLFNIKNYVDGTLAFRRSCAHGICGSDAMQINGINRLACKVLVKDLLAKPGKQTTVTIAPIKGLPTMKDLYVDMEPFFEAYRAVKPYLIAYGNEPTRERVQSAADRERFDDTTKCILCAACTSSCPVYWADGSYFGPAAIVNAHRFIFDSRDEGAEERLDILNDAEGVWRCRTTFNCTDACPRGIQVTKAIQEVKRALLFKRV, from the coding sequence ATGACCGCCGTAGCAGAGAACACCACGCACGACACGTCGCAGATTCCGGCGCCGGACGGCGCCATCACCATCACGGTGAAGCTACTGCGGTTCAACCCCGAACTGGACGACGAGCCGCACTGGGAGTCCTACGACGTTCCGGCGCTGCCGACGGACCGGGTGCTGAACCTGCTGTTCAACATCAAGAACTATGTGGACGGCACACTGGCGTTCCGCCGCTCGTGCGCACACGGCATCTGCGGCTCCGACGCCATGCAGATCAACGGCATCAACCGCCTCGCGTGCAAGGTTCTGGTCAAGGACCTGCTCGCGAAGCCGGGCAAGCAGACGACGGTGACGATCGCGCCGATCAAGGGCCTGCCCACCATGAAGGATCTCTATGTCGACATGGAACCGTTCTTCGAGGCGTACCGGGCGGTGAAGCCCTACCTCATCGCCTACGGCAACGAGCCCACCCGTGAGCGCGTCCAGTCCGCGGCCGACCGGGAGCGCTTCGACGACACCACCAAGTGCATCCTGTGCGCCGCCTGCACGTCCTCGTGCCCGGTGTACTGGGCCGACGGGTCCTACTTCGGACCGGCTGCCATCGTCAACGCGCACCGGTTCATCTTCGACTCGCGTGACGAGGGCGCCGAGGAACGGCTCGACATCCTCAACGACGCCGAGGGTGTGTGGCGCTGCCGCACCACCTTCAACTGCACCGACGCCTGCCCACGTGGCATCCAGGTGACGAAGGCGATCCAGGAGGTCAAGCGCGCGCTGCTGTTCAAGCGCGTCTGA